The following coding sequences lie in one Takifugu flavidus isolate HTHZ2018 chromosome 4, ASM371156v2, whole genome shotgun sequence genomic window:
- the rereb gene encoding arginine-glutamic acid dipeptide repeats protein isoform X5, which yields MDDLFSPRRSLNSTQGEIRVGPSHQAKLPELQQRPAHGLQTQTESEELMWTPGVNDCDLLMYLRAARSMAAFAGMCDGGSTEDGCLAASRDDTTLNALNMLHASHYDAAKALQRLVKKPLPKLIEKCWSEDDVKRFIKGLRQYGKNFFRIRKDFLPSKKTGELINFYYHWKKTPEAAGTRAYRQQRRQPSSRKAKTRSAAATTNASSRNYSVDASSASEDDLDSDDSEQDSKSCSHCGATNSKEWHQVGRGSRLVCSTCRNYENKHGCLPSGSKSGGSFMFKPVKEEEEVNSKHGMRTRRSRAPQLSSLRSGHRRLTGSPTRETQHSRNQHSQIGTSSISLRSSSTDKNESNRKTNKKIKEEVTSPKTTKRVRESPAKEQDEPEKVTPKRAKTQDPQGSPSEGEAEVEEESSSESRSTQEDGSSDTKDIDQDNRSSSPSIPSPQQGNESDSDSSAQPSGVPSEPAPPAVALADTPVPQTLPPQGPAVAPQPVPSTPSADPAQSPPPPSPDVPQTAGGQSVAAVAPSSRAASVSHSQSGPPILSGLGQDSVLSPVFQVPPSLNTAQPLQPQGPQRPPNFFRESQLPQPLSAPQIKPPPTTPIPPSHKQMPHQSPTPFPQMPSNLPPPPALKPLNSLPSQHPPGAPPPPLHLMPQPLPASTVATHIPVISQAQAHPGKSTTSSHTPAAASHPLTSVTHSATGPLPGLQPSFPAHPPRPSPGNTAEGSHIQIKEEPLDEVEEAESPPPPPRSPSPEPTVVNMAGHASQSARFIKHLDRGYNSCARTDLFFTPLSSSKLARKREEAVEKSRREAEQEREREKDREREREREVDRNARASSSSHDSHMSEASLTMGRPSFEQPPTTVAAVQPYIGPDTPALRTLSKYARPHIMSPTNRNHPFYVSLGPGDPLLAYHMPGLYSAEPSLRERELRNLRERELRERMKPGFEVKPPDLETLHPSANPMEHFARHGAIALPHIPGPPHHFAPFHPGLNHLERERMALAGPQLRPELSYAERLTAERLHAERMASVATDPAARLQMLNVTPHHHQHSHIHSHLHLHQQDPLSSSPHPLVDPLTTGPRLARFPFPGGPIPNPLLGDLPHDHEMLRHPLFGAAYPRELQGAIPQMSAAHQLQAMHAQSAELQRMAMEQQWLHGHHLHGGPLPSQEDYYR from the exons ATGGACGACCTGTTCAGCCCGCGGAG GAGCCTGAACAGCACACAGGGGGAGATAAGAGTGGGACCAAGTCATCAG GCCAAACTTCCGGAGTTGCAGCAGCGTCCTGCTCATGGTTTGCAGACTCAGACGGAGAGTGAGGAGCTGATGTGGACCCCCGGGGTCAACGACTGTGACCTTCTCATGTACCTGAGAGCTGCCAG GAGCATGGCGGCATTTGCAGGAATGTGCGACGGTGGCTCCACAGAAGATGGATGTTTAGCAGCATCCCGCGACGACACCACGCTCAACGCACTAAACATG ctGCACGCAAGTCATTATGATGCAGCTAAAGCTCTTCAGCGCCTGGTTAAGAAACCTCTCCCAAAGCTCATTGAGAAGTGCTGGTCAGAAGATGATGTG AAACGCTTCATTAAAGGCCTCAGACAGTACGGAAAGAACTTCTTCCGTATCCGCAAAGACTTTCTGCCCAGCAAAAAGACA GGAGAGCTGATCAACTTCTATTACCACTGGAAAAAAACTCCTGAAGCGGCAGGAACCAGAGCTTACAGGCAACAACGCCGGCAGCCCTCCTCTCGGAAGGCAAAGACCCGCTCGGCCGCGGCCACCACCAACGCATCATCGCGCAATTATTCCG TGGATGCGAGTTCCGCCAGTGAGGATGATCTCGATAGTGACGACAGCGAACAGGATTCGAAGAGCTGCAGCCACTGTGGGGCAACAA ACTCCAAGGAGTGGCACCAGGTTGGAAGAGGGAGCCGGTTGGTGTGCTCAACGTGCCGGAATTATGAAAACAAACACGGCTGCCTGCCGTCGGGTTCAAAATCTGGTGGTTCCTTCATGTTTAAACCTGttaaggaagaagaagaggtgaaCAGCAAACATGGCATGAGGACACGGCGCAGCAGAGCACCT CAGTTGTCATCTCTGAGAAGTGGACACAGGAGACTCACAGGCTCTCCCACCAGAGAGACTCAGCATTCCAGAAACCAGCACTCCCAGATCGGAACAAGTTCTATTTCATTGAGATCATCTTCCACAGATAAGAACGAATCCAACAGGAAGACAAACAAG AAGATAAAAGAGGAGGTTACATCACCAAAGACAACAAAACGAGTACGGGAGAGTCCTGCTAAGGAGCAGGATGAGCCTGAAAAGGTTACACCTAAAAGAgcaaagacacag GATCCACAGGGCTCCCCGTCAGAGGGAGAAGccgaggtggaggaagagagctcTTCAGAAAGCCGAAGCACCCAGGAGGATGGCAGCAGTGACACCAAAGATATAGATCAAGACAACCGCAGCTCTTCTCCCAGCATTCCGAGCCCTCAACAGGGCAACGAGAGTGATTCTGATTCATCCGCCCAGCCCAGCGGTGTACCGTCGGAGCCCGCGCCTCCTGCGGTTGCATTGGCTGACACACCGGTCCCACAGACCCTCCCTCCTCAGGGGCCTGCCGTCGCTCCTCAGCCGGTCCCAAGCACCCCCTCTGCTGATCCTGCAcagagcccccctcctccttctcccgaTGTCCCTCAGACAGCGGGCGGCCAGTCGGTTGCTGCAGTGGCGCCCAGCAGCAGAGCGGCATCCGTGTCTCACTCCCAGTCTGGGCCGCCTATTCTGTCTGGACTGGGCCAGGACTCCGTTCTCTCCCCAGTATTTCAGGTCCCCCCATCTCTCAACACTGCACAGCCTCTGCAGCCTCAGGGCCCCCAGCGACCCCCAAACTTTTTTAGAGAATCCCAGCTGCCCCAGCCTCTGTCAGCTCCTCAAATCAAGCCACCACCAACTACTCCAATTCCACCTTCACACAAACAGATGCCACACCAGTCTCCCACACCCTTTCCTCAGATGCCCTCCAAtctacccccaccccctgctTTGAAGCCCCTCAATTCTCTGCCCAGCCAGCATCCTCCAGgtgcccctcctccccctctccaccTCATGCCTCAGCCTTTGCCTGCGTCGACGGTGGCCACCCATATTCCGGTGATTTCCCAGGCGCAGGCTCACCCTGGGAAAAGCACGACTTCCTCTCACACTCCTGCCGCGGCCTCACATCCTCTCACATCTGTGACACACTCCGCCACGGGGCCTCTCCCGGGTCTCCAGCCGTCATTCCCCGCTCACCCACCGAGACCGTCACCGGGTAACACAGCCGAAGGGTCGCACATTCAGATTAAAGAGGAGCCCCTGGACGAAGTCGAAGAAGCAGAGAGCCCTCCACCTCCGCCTCGCAGCCCCTCACCAGAGCCCACCGTTGTCAACATGGCCGGGCACGCCAGCCAGTCCGCCCG GTTTATCAAACACCTGGATCGTGGTTACAACTCCTGTGCTAGGACCGACTTGTTCTTCACTCCGCTTTCGTCTTCCAAGCTGGCCAGGAAAAGGGAGGAGGCGGTGGAAAAGTCCAGGAGGGAGGCCGAGCAGGAGCGCGAaagggagaaagacagagagcgggagagagaaagggaggtgGACAGAAATGCT AGAGCCTCTAGCTCCTCCCACGACAGTCACATGAGCGAAGCTTCCTTGACGATGGGGCGCCCTTCCTTCGAGCAGCCGCCCACCACCGTGGCAGCTGTTCAGCCCTACATCGGCCCCGACACTCCTGCCCTGCGCACCCTGAGTAAATACGCACGGCCCCACATCATGTCACCGACCAACCGCAACCACCCGTTCTATGTATCGCTGGGCCCTGGCGACCCCCTGCTGGCTTACCACATGCCCGGCCTGTACAGCGCGGAACCGAGCCTCAGAGAGCGTGAGCTGCGGAACCTCAGGGAGAGGGAGCTGCGTGAAAGGATGAAGCCTGGCTTTGAGGTGAAGCCCCCAGATCTAGAGACCCTGCACCCCTCCGCCAATCCCATGGAGCACTTTGCCCGGCACGGAGCAATTGCCCTTCCCCACATACCCGGCCCCCCCCACCATTTTGCACCCTTCCACCCCGGGTTAAACCACCTGGAGCGGGAGAGGATGGCGCTGGCCGGACCTCAGCTTCGCCCAGAGCTGAGCTATGCAGAGCGGCTCACCGCCGAGCGTCTTCACGCGGAGAGGATGGCGTCCGTGGCAACCGACCCTGCCGCCAGACTGCAGATGCTCAACGTGACGccgcaccatcaccagcactcTCACATTCACTCCCATCTCCATCTGCACCAGCAGGATCCGCTAA GTTCAAGCCCACATCCTCTAGTGGACCCACTGACAACAGGACCGCGCCTGGCCCGCTTCCCATTCCCCGGTGGCCCGATCCCTAACCCTCTACTTGGGGATCTTCCGCATGATCACGAGATGCTGCGCCACCCGCTGTTTG GTGCAGCTTATCCACGAGAGCTTCAGGGAGCTATTCCTCAGATGTCTGCTGCTCACCAGCTCCAGGCCATGCACGCTcaatctgcagagctgcagaggatgGCTATGGAGCAGCAGTGGCTGCACGGGCATCACCTGCATGGAGGACCTCTACCTAGTCAAGAAGATTACTACAGGTGA
- the rereb gene encoding arginine-glutamic acid dipeptide repeats protein isoform X3 encodes MDDLFSPRRSLNSTQGEIRVGPSHQAKLPELQQRPAHGLQTQTESEELMWTPGVNDCDLLMYLRAARSMAAFAGMCDGGSTEDGCLAASRDDTTLNALNMLHASHYDAAKALQRLVKKPLPKLIEKCWSEDDVKRFIKGLRQYGKNFFRIRKDFLPSKKTGELINFYYHWKKTPEAAGTRAYRQQRRQPSSRKAKTRSAAATTNASSRNYSVDASSASEDDLDSDDSEQDSKSCSHCGATNSKEWHQVGRGSRLVCSTCRNYENKHGCLPSGSKSGGSFMFKPVKEEEEVNSKHGMRTRRSRAPQLSSLRSGHRRLTGSPTRETQHSRNQHSQIGTSSISLRSSSTDKNESNRKTNKIKEEVTSPKTTKRVRESPAKEQDEPEKVTPKRAKTQDPQGSPSEGEAEVEEESSSESRSTQEDGSSDTKDIDQDNRSSSPSIPSPQQGNESDSDSSAQPSGVPSEPAPPAVALADTPVPQTLPPQGPAVAPQPVPSTPSADPAQSPPPPSPDVPQTAGGQSVAAVAPSSRAASVSHSQSGPPILSGLGQDSVLSPVFQVPPSLNTAQPLQPQGPQRPPNFFRESQLPQPLSAPQIKPPPTTPIPPSHKQMPHQSPTPFPQMPSNLPPPPALKPLNSLPSQHPPGAPPPPLHLMPQPLPASTVATHIPVISQAQAHPGKSTTSSHTPAAASHPLTSVTHSATGPLPGLQPSFPAHPPRPSPGNTAEGSHIQIKEEPLDEVEEAESPPPPPRSPSPEPTVVNMAGHASQSARFIKHLDRGYNSCARTDLFFTPLSSSKLARKREEAVEKSRREAEQEREREKDREREREREVDRNARASSSSHDSHMSEASLTMGRPSFEQPPTTVAAVQPYIGPDTPALRTLSKYARPHIMSPTNRNHPFYVSLGPGDPLLAYHMPGLYSAEPSLRERELRNLRERELRERMKPGFEVKPPDLETLHPSANPMEHFARHGAIALPHIPGPPHHFAPFHPGLNHLERERMALAGPQLRPELSYAERLTAERLHAERMASVATDPAARLQMLNVTPHHHQHSHIHSHLHLHQQDPLSSSPHPLVDPLTTGPRLARFPFPGGPIPNPLLGDLPHDHEMLRHPLFGAAYPRELQGAIPQMSAAHQLQAMHAQSAELQRMAMEQQWLHGHHLHGGPLPSQEDYYSRLKKEGDKQS; translated from the exons ATGGACGACCTGTTCAGCCCGCGGAG GAGCCTGAACAGCACACAGGGGGAGATAAGAGTGGGACCAAGTCATCAG GCCAAACTTCCGGAGTTGCAGCAGCGTCCTGCTCATGGTTTGCAGACTCAGACGGAGAGTGAGGAGCTGATGTGGACCCCCGGGGTCAACGACTGTGACCTTCTCATGTACCTGAGAGCTGCCAG GAGCATGGCGGCATTTGCAGGAATGTGCGACGGTGGCTCCACAGAAGATGGATGTTTAGCAGCATCCCGCGACGACACCACGCTCAACGCACTAAACATG ctGCACGCAAGTCATTATGATGCAGCTAAAGCTCTTCAGCGCCTGGTTAAGAAACCTCTCCCAAAGCTCATTGAGAAGTGCTGGTCAGAAGATGATGTG AAACGCTTCATTAAAGGCCTCAGACAGTACGGAAAGAACTTCTTCCGTATCCGCAAAGACTTTCTGCCCAGCAAAAAGACA GGAGAGCTGATCAACTTCTATTACCACTGGAAAAAAACTCCTGAAGCGGCAGGAACCAGAGCTTACAGGCAACAACGCCGGCAGCCCTCCTCTCGGAAGGCAAAGACCCGCTCGGCCGCGGCCACCACCAACGCATCATCGCGCAATTATTCCG TGGATGCGAGTTCCGCCAGTGAGGATGATCTCGATAGTGACGACAGCGAACAGGATTCGAAGAGCTGCAGCCACTGTGGGGCAACAA ACTCCAAGGAGTGGCACCAGGTTGGAAGAGGGAGCCGGTTGGTGTGCTCAACGTGCCGGAATTATGAAAACAAACACGGCTGCCTGCCGTCGGGTTCAAAATCTGGTGGTTCCTTCATGTTTAAACCTGttaaggaagaagaagaggtgaaCAGCAAACATGGCATGAGGACACGGCGCAGCAGAGCACCT CAGTTGTCATCTCTGAGAAGTGGACACAGGAGACTCACAGGCTCTCCCACCAGAGAGACTCAGCATTCCAGAAACCAGCACTCCCAGATCGGAACAAGTTCTATTTCATTGAGATCATCTTCCACAGATAAGAACGAATCCAACAGGAAGACAAACAAG ATAAAAGAGGAGGTTACATCACCAAAGACAACAAAACGAGTACGGGAGAGTCCTGCTAAGGAGCAGGATGAGCCTGAAAAGGTTACACCTAAAAGAgcaaagacacag GATCCACAGGGCTCCCCGTCAGAGGGAGAAGccgaggtggaggaagagagctcTTCAGAAAGCCGAAGCACCCAGGAGGATGGCAGCAGTGACACCAAAGATATAGATCAAGACAACCGCAGCTCTTCTCCCAGCATTCCGAGCCCTCAACAGGGCAACGAGAGTGATTCTGATTCATCCGCCCAGCCCAGCGGTGTACCGTCGGAGCCCGCGCCTCCTGCGGTTGCATTGGCTGACACACCGGTCCCACAGACCCTCCCTCCTCAGGGGCCTGCCGTCGCTCCTCAGCCGGTCCCAAGCACCCCCTCTGCTGATCCTGCAcagagcccccctcctccttctcccgaTGTCCCTCAGACAGCGGGCGGCCAGTCGGTTGCTGCAGTGGCGCCCAGCAGCAGAGCGGCATCCGTGTCTCACTCCCAGTCTGGGCCGCCTATTCTGTCTGGACTGGGCCAGGACTCCGTTCTCTCCCCAGTATTTCAGGTCCCCCCATCTCTCAACACTGCACAGCCTCTGCAGCCTCAGGGCCCCCAGCGACCCCCAAACTTTTTTAGAGAATCCCAGCTGCCCCAGCCTCTGTCAGCTCCTCAAATCAAGCCACCACCAACTACTCCAATTCCACCTTCACACAAACAGATGCCACACCAGTCTCCCACACCCTTTCCTCAGATGCCCTCCAAtctacccccaccccctgctTTGAAGCCCCTCAATTCTCTGCCCAGCCAGCATCCTCCAGgtgcccctcctccccctctccaccTCATGCCTCAGCCTTTGCCTGCGTCGACGGTGGCCACCCATATTCCGGTGATTTCCCAGGCGCAGGCTCACCCTGGGAAAAGCACGACTTCCTCTCACACTCCTGCCGCGGCCTCACATCCTCTCACATCTGTGACACACTCCGCCACGGGGCCTCTCCCGGGTCTCCAGCCGTCATTCCCCGCTCACCCACCGAGACCGTCACCGGGTAACACAGCCGAAGGGTCGCACATTCAGATTAAAGAGGAGCCCCTGGACGAAGTCGAAGAAGCAGAGAGCCCTCCACCTCCGCCTCGCAGCCCCTCACCAGAGCCCACCGTTGTCAACATGGCCGGGCACGCCAGCCAGTCCGCCCG GTTTATCAAACACCTGGATCGTGGTTACAACTCCTGTGCTAGGACCGACTTGTTCTTCACTCCGCTTTCGTCTTCCAAGCTGGCCAGGAAAAGGGAGGAGGCGGTGGAAAAGTCCAGGAGGGAGGCCGAGCAGGAGCGCGAaagggagaaagacagagagcgggagagagaaagggaggtgGACAGAAATGCT AGAGCCTCTAGCTCCTCCCACGACAGTCACATGAGCGAAGCTTCCTTGACGATGGGGCGCCCTTCCTTCGAGCAGCCGCCCACCACCGTGGCAGCTGTTCAGCCCTACATCGGCCCCGACACTCCTGCCCTGCGCACCCTGAGTAAATACGCACGGCCCCACATCATGTCACCGACCAACCGCAACCACCCGTTCTATGTATCGCTGGGCCCTGGCGACCCCCTGCTGGCTTACCACATGCCCGGCCTGTACAGCGCGGAACCGAGCCTCAGAGAGCGTGAGCTGCGGAACCTCAGGGAGAGGGAGCTGCGTGAAAGGATGAAGCCTGGCTTTGAGGTGAAGCCCCCAGATCTAGAGACCCTGCACCCCTCCGCCAATCCCATGGAGCACTTTGCCCGGCACGGAGCAATTGCCCTTCCCCACATACCCGGCCCCCCCCACCATTTTGCACCCTTCCACCCCGGGTTAAACCACCTGGAGCGGGAGAGGATGGCGCTGGCCGGACCTCAGCTTCGCCCAGAGCTGAGCTATGCAGAGCGGCTCACCGCCGAGCGTCTTCACGCGGAGAGGATGGCGTCCGTGGCAACCGACCCTGCCGCCAGACTGCAGATGCTCAACGTGACGccgcaccatcaccagcactcTCACATTCACTCCCATCTCCATCTGCACCAGCAGGATCCGCTAA GTTCAAGCCCACATCCTCTAGTGGACCCACTGACAACAGGACCGCGCCTGGCCCGCTTCCCATTCCCCGGTGGCCCGATCCCTAACCCTCTACTTGGGGATCTTCCGCATGATCACGAGATGCTGCGCCACCCGCTGTTTG GTGCAGCTTATCCACGAGAGCTTCAGGGAGCTATTCCTCAGATGTCTGCTGCTCACCAGCTCCAGGCCATGCACGCTcaatctgcagagctgcagaggatgGCTATGGAGCAGCAGTGGCTGCACGGGCATCACCTGCATGGAGGACCTCTACCTAGTCAAGAAGATTACTACAG CCGCCTGAAGAAAGAAGGTGACAAGCAGTCTTGA
- the rereb gene encoding arginine-glutamic acid dipeptide repeats protein isoform X4, which produces MDDLFSPRRSLNSTQGEIRVGPSHQAKLPELQQRPAHGLQTQTESEELMWTPGVNDCDLLMYLRAARSMAAFAGMCDGGSTEDGCLAASRDDTTLNALNMLHASHYDAAKALQRLVKKPLPKLIEKCWSEDDVKRFIKGLRQYGKNFFRIRKDFLPSKKTGELINFYYHWKKTPEAAGTRAYRQQRRQPSSRKAKTRSAAATTNASSRNYSVDASSASEDDLDSDDSEQDSKSCSHCGATNSKEWHQVGRGSRLVCSTCRNYENKHGCLPSGSKSGGSFMFKPVKEEEEVNSKHGMRTRRSRAPLSSLRSGHRRLTGSPTRETQHSRNQHSQIGTSSISLRSSSTDKNESNRKTNKIKEEVTSPKTTKRVRESPAKEQDEPEKVTPKRAKTQDPQGSPSEGEAEVEEESSSESRSTQEDGSSDTKDIDQDNRSSSPSIPSPQQGNESDSDSSAQPSGVPSEPAPPAVALADTPVPQTLPPQGPAVAPQPVPSTPSADPAQSPPPPSPDVPQTAGGQSVAAVAPSSRAASVSHSQSGPPILSGLGQDSVLSPVFQVPPSLNTAQPLQPQGPQRPPNFFRESQLPQPLSAPQIKPPPTTPIPPSHKQMPHQSPTPFPQMPSNLPPPPALKPLNSLPSQHPPGAPPPPLHLMPQPLPASTVATHIPVISQAQAHPGKSTTSSHTPAAASHPLTSVTHSATGPLPGLQPSFPAHPPRPSPGNTAEGSHIQIKEEPLDEVEEAESPPPPPRSPSPEPTVVNMAGHASQSARFIKHLDRGYNSCARTDLFFTPLSSSKLARKREEAVEKSRREAEQEREREKDREREREREVDRNARASSSSHDSHMSEASLTMGRPSFEQPPTTVAAVQPYIGPDTPALRTLSKYARPHIMSPTNRNHPFYVSLGPGDPLLAYHMPGLYSAEPSLRERELRNLRERELRERMKPGFEVKPPDLETLHPSANPMEHFARHGAIALPHIPGPPHHFAPFHPGLNHLERERMALAGPQLRPELSYAERLTAERLHAERMASVATDPAARLQMLNVTPHHHQHSHIHSHLHLHQQDPLSSSPHPLVDPLTTGPRLARFPFPGGPIPNPLLGDLPHDHEMLRHPLFGAAYPRELQGAIPQMSAAHQLQAMHAQSAELQRMAMEQQWLHGHHLHGGPLPSQEDYYSRLKKEGDKQS; this is translated from the exons ATGGACGACCTGTTCAGCCCGCGGAG GAGCCTGAACAGCACACAGGGGGAGATAAGAGTGGGACCAAGTCATCAG GCCAAACTTCCGGAGTTGCAGCAGCGTCCTGCTCATGGTTTGCAGACTCAGACGGAGAGTGAGGAGCTGATGTGGACCCCCGGGGTCAACGACTGTGACCTTCTCATGTACCTGAGAGCTGCCAG GAGCATGGCGGCATTTGCAGGAATGTGCGACGGTGGCTCCACAGAAGATGGATGTTTAGCAGCATCCCGCGACGACACCACGCTCAACGCACTAAACATG ctGCACGCAAGTCATTATGATGCAGCTAAAGCTCTTCAGCGCCTGGTTAAGAAACCTCTCCCAAAGCTCATTGAGAAGTGCTGGTCAGAAGATGATGTG AAACGCTTCATTAAAGGCCTCAGACAGTACGGAAAGAACTTCTTCCGTATCCGCAAAGACTTTCTGCCCAGCAAAAAGACA GGAGAGCTGATCAACTTCTATTACCACTGGAAAAAAACTCCTGAAGCGGCAGGAACCAGAGCTTACAGGCAACAACGCCGGCAGCCCTCCTCTCGGAAGGCAAAGACCCGCTCGGCCGCGGCCACCACCAACGCATCATCGCGCAATTATTCCG TGGATGCGAGTTCCGCCAGTGAGGATGATCTCGATAGTGACGACAGCGAACAGGATTCGAAGAGCTGCAGCCACTGTGGGGCAACAA ACTCCAAGGAGTGGCACCAGGTTGGAAGAGGGAGCCGGTTGGTGTGCTCAACGTGCCGGAATTATGAAAACAAACACGGCTGCCTGCCGTCGGGTTCAAAATCTGGTGGTTCCTTCATGTTTAAACCTGttaaggaagaagaagaggtgaaCAGCAAACATGGCATGAGGACACGGCGCAGCAGAGCACCT TTGTCATCTCTGAGAAGTGGACACAGGAGACTCACAGGCTCTCCCACCAGAGAGACTCAGCATTCCAGAAACCAGCACTCCCAGATCGGAACAAGTTCTATTTCATTGAGATCATCTTCCACAGATAAGAACGAATCCAACAGGAAGACAAACAAG ATAAAAGAGGAGGTTACATCACCAAAGACAACAAAACGAGTACGGGAGAGTCCTGCTAAGGAGCAGGATGAGCCTGAAAAGGTTACACCTAAAAGAgcaaagacacag GATCCACAGGGCTCCCCGTCAGAGGGAGAAGccgaggtggaggaagagagctcTTCAGAAAGCCGAAGCACCCAGGAGGATGGCAGCAGTGACACCAAAGATATAGATCAAGACAACCGCAGCTCTTCTCCCAGCATTCCGAGCCCTCAACAGGGCAACGAGAGTGATTCTGATTCATCCGCCCAGCCCAGCGGTGTACCGTCGGAGCCCGCGCCTCCTGCGGTTGCATTGGCTGACACACCGGTCCCACAGACCCTCCCTCCTCAGGGGCCTGCCGTCGCTCCTCAGCCGGTCCCAAGCACCCCCTCTGCTGATCCTGCAcagagcccccctcctccttctcccgaTGTCCCTCAGACAGCGGGCGGCCAGTCGGTTGCTGCAGTGGCGCCCAGCAGCAGAGCGGCATCCGTGTCTCACTCCCAGTCTGGGCCGCCTATTCTGTCTGGACTGGGCCAGGACTCCGTTCTCTCCCCAGTATTTCAGGTCCCCCCATCTCTCAACACTGCACAGCCTCTGCAGCCTCAGGGCCCCCAGCGACCCCCAAACTTTTTTAGAGAATCCCAGCTGCCCCAGCCTCTGTCAGCTCCTCAAATCAAGCCACCACCAACTACTCCAATTCCACCTTCACACAAACAGATGCCACACCAGTCTCCCACACCCTTTCCTCAGATGCCCTCCAAtctacccccaccccctgctTTGAAGCCCCTCAATTCTCTGCCCAGCCAGCATCCTCCAGgtgcccctcctccccctctccaccTCATGCCTCAGCCTTTGCCTGCGTCGACGGTGGCCACCCATATTCCGGTGATTTCCCAGGCGCAGGCTCACCCTGGGAAAAGCACGACTTCCTCTCACACTCCTGCCGCGGCCTCACATCCTCTCACATCTGTGACACACTCCGCCACGGGGCCTCTCCCGGGTCTCCAGCCGTCATTCCCCGCTCACCCACCGAGACCGTCACCGGGTAACACAGCCGAAGGGTCGCACATTCAGATTAAAGAGGAGCCCCTGGACGAAGTCGAAGAAGCAGAGAGCCCTCCACCTCCGCCTCGCAGCCCCTCACCAGAGCCCACCGTTGTCAACATGGCCGGGCACGCCAGCCAGTCCGCCCG GTTTATCAAACACCTGGATCGTGGTTACAACTCCTGTGCTAGGACCGACTTGTTCTTCACTCCGCTTTCGTCTTCCAAGCTGGCCAGGAAAAGGGAGGAGGCGGTGGAAAAGTCCAGGAGGGAGGCCGAGCAGGAGCGCGAaagggagaaagacagagagcgggagagagaaagggaggtgGACAGAAATGCT AGAGCCTCTAGCTCCTCCCACGACAGTCACATGAGCGAAGCTTCCTTGACGATGGGGCGCCCTTCCTTCGAGCAGCCGCCCACCACCGTGGCAGCTGTTCAGCCCTACATCGGCCCCGACACTCCTGCCCTGCGCACCCTGAGTAAATACGCACGGCCCCACATCATGTCACCGACCAACCGCAACCACCCGTTCTATGTATCGCTGGGCCCTGGCGACCCCCTGCTGGCTTACCACATGCCCGGCCTGTACAGCGCGGAACCGAGCCTCAGAGAGCGTGAGCTGCGGAACCTCAGGGAGAGGGAGCTGCGTGAAAGGATGAAGCCTGGCTTTGAGGTGAAGCCCCCAGATCTAGAGACCCTGCACCCCTCCGCCAATCCCATGGAGCACTTTGCCCGGCACGGAGCAATTGCCCTTCCCCACATACCCGGCCCCCCCCACCATTTTGCACCCTTCCACCCCGGGTTAAACCACCTGGAGCGGGAGAGGATGGCGCTGGCCGGACCTCAGCTTCGCCCAGAGCTGAGCTATGCAGAGCGGCTCACCGCCGAGCGTCTTCACGCGGAGAGGATGGCGTCCGTGGCAACCGACCCTGCCGCCAGACTGCAGATGCTCAACGTGACGccgcaccatcaccagcactcTCACATTCACTCCCATCTCCATCTGCACCAGCAGGATCCGCTAA GTTCAAGCCCACATCCTCTAGTGGACCCACTGACAACAGGACCGCGCCTGGCCCGCTTCCCATTCCCCGGTGGCCCGATCCCTAACCCTCTACTTGGGGATCTTCCGCATGATCACGAGATGCTGCGCCACCCGCTGTTTG GTGCAGCTTATCCACGAGAGCTTCAGGGAGCTATTCCTCAGATGTCTGCTGCTCACCAGCTCCAGGCCATGCACGCTcaatctgcagagctgcagaggatgGCTATGGAGCAGCAGTGGCTGCACGGGCATCACCTGCATGGAGGACCTCTACCTAGTCAAGAAGATTACTACAG CCGCCTGAAGAAAGAAGGTGACAAGCAGTCTTGA